A window of the Brachybacterium sacelli genome harbors these coding sequences:
- a CDS encoding TIGR02206 family membrane protein yields MQERDGLVLAEAPLGHMPAYGTAHLSMLALLVVAAVVLIRWARRSDAAQVDHTLRLVGWVLLANSVFWTIWGFMPWIWNIHESLPLHFSDVLRFIAPIALITRARWAIVVTYFWGLTLNMQSVLTPDVNYFLWIPLEFAEYWVAHLSGVLVPIVLTWGLGFRPTWRGYALAYAATLGWAALAFSLNLLAGTNYGYLNGAPAGPSLLDVMGPWPFYLLVEAAAIAAVWALMTWPWVASDRRRGTPPAGAGALLRRPAPARPEQTDAVGTRPAAPVPPRT; encoded by the coding sequence ATGCAGGAGAGAGACGGTCTCGTCCTGGCGGAGGCCCCGCTGGGGCACATGCCCGCCTACGGCACGGCGCACCTGAGCATGCTCGCCCTGCTCGTGGTCGCCGCCGTCGTCCTGATCCGCTGGGCCCGGCGAAGCGATGCGGCGCAGGTCGACCACACGCTGCGCCTGGTCGGTTGGGTGCTGCTGGCCAACTCGGTGTTCTGGACCATCTGGGGGTTCATGCCGTGGATCTGGAACATCCACGAGTCGCTCCCGCTGCACTTCTCCGACGTCCTGCGCTTCATCGCGCCGATCGCCCTGATCACGCGGGCGCGCTGGGCGATCGTGGTCACCTACTTCTGGGGCCTGACGCTGAACATGCAGTCGGTGCTCACCCCGGACGTGAACTACTTCCTGTGGATCCCGCTGGAGTTCGCCGAGTACTGGGTCGCGCACCTCAGCGGCGTCCTCGTACCCATCGTGCTGACCTGGGGGCTGGGTTTCCGTCCCACGTGGCGCGGGTACGCCCTCGCCTACGCGGCCACTCTCGGGTGGGCGGCACTGGCCTTCTCCCTCAATCTCCTGGCGGGCACGAACTACGGCTATCTCAACGGCGCGCCCGCTGGGCCGAGCCTGCTGGACGTGATGGGGCCGTGGCCGTTCTACCTGCTGGTCGAGGCCGCCGCGATCGCCGCGGTGTGGGCACTGATGACCTGGCCGTGGGTGGCCTCGGACCGTCGCCGGGGCACGCCTCCGGCCGGCGCGGGAGCGCTGCTGCGTCGGCCCGCACCGGCGCGGCCGGAGCAGACCGACGCCGTCGGAACCCGACCCGCCGCCCCGGTTCCTCCGCGGACCTGA
- a CDS encoding PTS fructose transporter subunit IIABC, which produces MSGSLMTPELVRLEVTPPGDKHAVISLLADLIAATGRADREGLEAGLLKREESFATGMPGGFAIPHCRTETVHEAALGFLRLAEPVDFGSSDGPADLVIGIAAPAGTDDQHLKLLAQLSRALIRPDFLAQLRAAEEPHEVSELVMSVLEPEPETVPGAGTRSAAPTSEDPATGEGSAAGGTEPAAHPAGDARSAAADDGGVDVGADESTAAGAAAATASPVLLAITSCPTGIAHTYMAAESLENAAAEKGIELRVETQGSGGITPFTEEQIAAAGALIVAADVTVSGRERFAGLPLVEHPVKRAISQGPQMIDEALAAASDPSARRVPAGDGGAGREAATDGGARQSWPSRLQAAVMTGVSYMIPFVAAGGLLMALGFLLAGFDVAFVAQDVATGFSLTDLPGHQAYEAATGMTETERSGLALYLGAVLYTLGSLGMSFLVAALSGYIAFGLAGRPGIAPGFVGGAVSVLVGAGFLGGLITGLLAGLIAVWFTTLKPPRWLAGLMPVVIIPLITSLVVGGLMLLFLGRPLASLMTALQNGLTGMSGTSAVLLGVIIGLMMCVDLGGPVNKAAYLFATAGLSQGTEASFHIMAAVMAAGMVPPLAMALSTVVRRKLYSSVERENGTTAWLLGAAFISEGAIPFAAADPLRVIPSMMTGGAVTGALVMAFGAGSQAPHGGIFVAFAISPVWGFVLAIGVGTLISALVVTALKEAAHRKHTLTA; this is translated from the coding sequence ATGTCCGGATCACTGATGACCCCCGAGCTGGTCCGCCTCGAGGTGACCCCTCCTGGCGACAAGCATGCCGTGATCAGCCTGCTGGCCGATCTCATCGCCGCGACCGGCCGTGCGGACCGCGAGGGACTCGAGGCAGGTCTGCTCAAGCGCGAGGAATCCTTCGCCACCGGCATGCCCGGCGGCTTCGCGATCCCCCATTGCCGCACCGAGACGGTGCACGAGGCGGCCCTGGGCTTCCTGCGCCTGGCCGAACCGGTCGACTTCGGCTCGAGCGACGGGCCGGCCGACCTCGTGATCGGCATCGCCGCCCCCGCGGGGACGGACGACCAGCATCTGAAGCTCCTCGCCCAGCTCTCCCGTGCGCTGATCCGTCCCGATTTCCTCGCACAGCTGCGCGCAGCCGAAGAACCCCATGAGGTCTCCGAACTGGTGATGAGCGTGCTCGAACCGGAGCCGGAGACCGTTCCCGGGGCGGGGACCCGCTCCGCGGCGCCGACGAGCGAGGACCCCGCCACCGGGGAGGGCTCCGCCGCCGGAGGGACCGAACCCGCCGCCCACCCCGCCGGTGACGCCCGGTCAGCAGCCGCAGACGACGGCGGGGTGGACGTCGGCGCCGACGAGAGCACCGCTGCCGGAGCAGCCGCTGCGACGGCCTCCCCGGTACTGCTGGCGATCACGTCCTGCCCCACCGGCATCGCCCACACCTACATGGCCGCCGAGTCCCTCGAGAACGCCGCCGCGGAGAAGGGCATCGAGCTCCGCGTCGAGACCCAGGGATCCGGCGGCATCACCCCCTTCACCGAGGAGCAGATCGCTGCGGCCGGCGCCCTCATCGTCGCCGCCGACGTCACCGTCTCGGGGCGGGAGCGCTTCGCCGGGCTGCCCCTGGTCGAGCATCCCGTCAAGCGCGCCATCTCCCAGGGCCCGCAGATGATCGACGAGGCCCTCGCGGCGGCGTCGGACCCTTCCGCGCGGCGCGTCCCCGCCGGCGACGGCGGCGCCGGGCGGGAAGCCGCGACCGACGGCGGCGCCCGGCAGTCCTGGCCGTCGCGCCTGCAGGCCGCCGTCATGACCGGCGTGTCCTACATGATCCCGTTCGTCGCCGCCGGCGGCCTGCTGATGGCTCTGGGCTTCCTCCTCGCGGGCTTCGACGTCGCCTTCGTCGCCCAGGACGTCGCCACCGGCTTCTCGCTCACCGACCTGCCGGGACACCAGGCCTACGAGGCCGCGACGGGCATGACGGAGACCGAACGCTCCGGCCTGGCCCTCTATCTCGGCGCCGTGCTGTACACCCTGGGCAGCCTCGGGATGAGCTTCCTGGTCGCGGCACTGTCGGGCTACATCGCCTTCGGTCTCGCAGGGCGCCCCGGCATCGCTCCCGGCTTCGTCGGCGGCGCGGTGTCCGTGCTCGTCGGCGCCGGCTTCCTCGGCGGCCTCATCACCGGTCTGCTCGCGGGGCTCATCGCCGTGTGGTTCACGACCCTGAAGCCGCCGCGGTGGCTCGCCGGGTTGATGCCCGTGGTGATCATCCCGCTGATCACCTCCCTCGTGGTCGGCGGACTCATGCTCCTGTTCCTCGGCCGCCCACTGGCCTCCCTGATGACCGCGCTGCAGAACGGCCTGACCGGCATGTCCGGGACCTCCGCCGTCCTGCTCGGCGTGATCATCGGGCTGATGATGTGCGTCGACCTGGGCGGGCCCGTGAACAAGGCGGCCTATCTCTTCGCCACGGCCGGCCTGTCCCAGGGCACCGAGGCGTCCTTCCACATCATGGCGGCCGTGATGGCCGCCGGCATGGTGCCGCCGCTGGCGATGGCGCTGTCGACCGTGGTCCGCAGGAAGCTCTACTCGAGCGTGGAGAGGGAGAACGGCACCACCGCCTGGCTGCTCGGGGCGGCCTTCATCTCCGAGGGGGCGATCCCCTTCGCCGCCGCGGACCCGCTGCGCGTGATCCCCTCGATGATGACCGGCGGCGCTGTCACCGGCGCCCTGGTGATGGCTTTCGGCGCCGGCTCCCAGGCGCCTCACGGCGGCATCTTCGTCGCCTTCGCGATCAGCCCGGTGTGGGGATTCGTCCTCGCGATCGGGGTCGGCACCCTGATCTCCGCACTGGTCGTGACCGCCCTCAAGGAGGCCGCGCACCGCAAGCACACCCTGACGGCCTGA
- a CDS encoding 1-phosphofructokinase family hexose kinase, which yields MIITLTANPSRDRTIDLGGALTPGGVHRIAGETMQPGGKGVNVALGVHRAGLDVTAILPAAPSDPLLSLLAAEGLPHRASPVAGRVRTNLTVLSTPQLTTKLNEPGDALSAAEIADLEQLLLDAVGPGDLVMLSGSLATGMPVDEYVRLIDRLRALGARAGVDTSDGPLEAIASALDTAAPDFLKPNAEELGQIVGIGGERLEEQAAVGDLEAVRDAALMLHDRGVATVLVTLGGSGALLATEGEAWYSPAPVVPVVSTVGAGDCATAGYLIARARGEDPAHRLARALAYGTAAVGLPGTTIPRPEQVHPEPDRVVRL from the coding sequence GTGATCATCACCCTGACCGCGAACCCTTCGCGGGACCGCACCATCGATCTGGGCGGTGCCCTCACCCCGGGCGGCGTGCACCGGATCGCGGGCGAGACCATGCAGCCCGGTGGCAAGGGCGTCAACGTCGCCCTCGGCGTGCACCGGGCAGGACTCGATGTCACCGCGATCCTGCCGGCGGCACCGAGCGATCCCCTGCTCTCCCTGCTCGCGGCGGAGGGTCTCCCCCATCGAGCGAGCCCCGTCGCGGGGAGGGTCCGGACCAATCTCACCGTGCTGTCCACGCCGCAGCTGACGACCAAGCTCAACGAGCCCGGCGACGCGCTGTCGGCCGCCGAGATCGCCGACCTGGAGCAGCTGCTGCTGGACGCCGTCGGTCCGGGCGACCTCGTGATGCTCTCCGGATCGCTCGCCACCGGCATGCCGGTGGACGAGTACGTGCGTCTGATCGATCGGCTCCGTGCTCTGGGTGCCCGGGCGGGTGTGGACACCTCGGACGGCCCGCTCGAGGCGATCGCCTCCGCTCTGGACACCGCGGCCCCGGACTTCCTCAAGCCCAATGCCGAGGAGCTCGGCCAGATCGTCGGCATCGGCGGCGAGCGGCTCGAGGAGCAGGCCGCGGTCGGGGATCTCGAGGCGGTCCGTGACGCCGCGCTCATGCTGCACGATCGCGGCGTCGCCACCGTGCTGGTGACCCTCGGCGGGTCGGGCGCTCTGCTCGCGACAGAGGGCGAGGCCTGGTACTCCCCTGCTCCCGTCGTGCCCGTCGTCTCCACCGTCGGCGCCGGGGACTGCGCGACCGCCGGCTATCTGATCGCCCGCGCCCGCGGCGAGGATCCCGCGCATCGTCTGGCGCGCGCCCTTGCCTACGGGACGGCCGCCGTCGGCCTTCCGGGCACCACCATCCCTCGCCCCGAGCAGGTCCATCCCGAGCCGGATCGCGTCGTCCGTCTCTGA
- a CDS encoding DeoR/GlpR family DNA-binding transcription regulator: MYARERQRQVLEVLAQSGRVTVTALAEQFDVATETVRRDLDQLAGQELLVRVHGGAVPRSTTEVEPDLESRRTTHVERKRRIALAASHLLPADPRAAVLLDAGSTTAELLPHLAQRRGPVITNAPAIAQGALVHTELEVHLLPGRVRPTTQAAVGSSTVDAVRALHPEIAFLGCNGLDEDGFTTPDPDEAAVKSAVVRSAGRRVVLADSSKAGARRLVTFAGAAEVDALVTDDGLPEEIRGRLVEAGIEVLLA; the protein is encoded by the coding sequence ATGTACGCCCGTGAACGCCAGCGCCAGGTCCTCGAGGTCCTCGCGCAGTCCGGACGCGTCACCGTCACGGCGCTGGCCGAGCAGTTCGACGTGGCCACCGAGACCGTGCGCCGCGATCTCGACCAGCTGGCCGGCCAGGAGCTCCTGGTCCGTGTCCACGGCGGCGCCGTCCCGAGGAGCACGACCGAGGTCGAGCCCGATCTGGAATCCCGCCGCACGACCCACGTCGAGCGCAAGCGCCGAATCGCCCTCGCCGCTTCCCACCTGCTCCCTGCCGATCCACGGGCCGCAGTCCTGCTGGATGCGGGCAGCACCACCGCCGAACTGCTCCCCCACCTCGCCCAGCGGCGCGGGCCGGTGATCACCAATGCCCCCGCGATCGCGCAGGGAGCGCTGGTCCACACGGAGCTCGAGGTGCATCTGCTGCCCGGTCGGGTCCGTCCCACCACGCAGGCCGCGGTCGGCTCCTCCACCGTGGACGCGGTGCGCGCTCTCCATCCCGAGATCGCATTCCTCGGGTGCAACGGTCTGGACGAGGACGGCTTCACCACACCCGACCCTGACGAGGCCGCCGTGAAATCCGCCGTGGTGCGCTCGGCCGGGCGACGGGTGGTCCTGGCCGATTCCTCCAAGGCCGGCGCACGTCGCCTGGTGACCTTCGCCGGTGCCGCCGAGGTCGATGCCCTGGTGACCGACGACGGTCTGCCGGAGGAGATCCGCGGTCGCCTGGTCGAGGCCGGGATCGAGGTGCTCCTGGCGTGA
- a CDS encoding phosphoribosyltransferase has protein sequence MSQAFHADSSDLPAKEVLGWELFGTASRELAQTIADSDFAPEIVIAVARGGLLPAGSLSYALGLKLADAINVEFYTDVHETLPDPVLLAPMLDTESIQGKRLLVVDDVADSGRTLALVLDLLREQGADARSAVLYAKSASVVSPDYVWRRTDEWIVFPWSAEPPVTPNA, from the coding sequence ATGTCCCAGGCCTTCCATGCCGACTCGTCCGACCTGCCTGCCAAGGAGGTCCTCGGCTGGGAGCTGTTCGGCACCGCCTCGAGGGAACTCGCGCAGACCATCGCCGACTCCGACTTCGCCCCGGAGATCGTCATCGCGGTGGCGCGGGGCGGTCTGCTGCCGGCCGGGTCGCTGTCGTACGCGCTCGGTCTGAAGCTCGCCGATGCGATCAACGTCGAGTTCTACACCGATGTGCACGAGACGCTGCCGGACCCGGTGCTGCTGGCCCCGATGCTGGACACCGAGTCGATCCAGGGCAAGCGCCTGCTGGTCGTCGACGACGTCGCCGACTCCGGGCGCACCCTCGCCCTCGTCCTCGATCTGCTGCGCGAGCAGGGGGCCGACGCGCGCAGCGCCGTGCTCTACGCGAAGTCCGCCTCCGTCGTCTCCCCGGACTACGTGTGGCGCCGCACCGACGAGTGGATCGTCTTCCCCTGGTCGGCGGAGCCCCCGGTCACCCCCAACGCCTGA
- a CDS encoding DUF808 domain-containing protein, translating into MAGGLAALLDDVAALARLAAASADDVAAASAKAGSKAMGVVIDDAAVTPQYVRGIKPTRELPIIWRITKGSLRNKLIFILPVLLLLSVFAPWLLTPILMLGGLYLSFEGAEKIWELVRGAPKKAPATSQGADAEDKIVSSAVRTDLILSAEIMVISMNSIDAESLWARAAVLVVVAIGITALVYGAVGILVKMDDVGLKMADDEDSALKQRFGAGLVGAMPKVMDVISYVGMVAMLWVGGHILLVGTHDLGLAQPYGLVHHLEGAVTGIAGIGAVLAWLINTACSFVFGLIIGAVVAVIVHFLPFGHHGEEGEDGGGEHERATGAPEADRPDGTP; encoded by the coding sequence ATGGCCGGTGGCCTCGCCGCACTGCTCGATGACGTCGCCGCGCTCGCACGCCTGGCCGCCGCCAGCGCCGACGACGTGGCCGCTGCCTCGGCGAAGGCCGGCTCGAAGGCGATGGGCGTCGTGATCGACGACGCCGCCGTCACCCCGCAGTACGTCCGGGGCATCAAGCCCACGCGCGAGCTGCCGATCATCTGGCGCATCACCAAGGGGTCGCTGCGCAACAAGCTGATCTTCATCCTCCCGGTCCTGCTGCTGCTCAGCGTCTTCGCCCCGTGGCTGCTCACCCCGATCCTCATGCTCGGCGGCCTCTATCTGAGCTTCGAGGGCGCGGAGAAGATCTGGGAGCTGGTGCGCGGGGCGCCCAAGAAGGCACCGGCCACGTCGCAGGGTGCGGACGCCGAGGACAAGATCGTCTCCAGCGCCGTGCGCACCGACCTGATCCTCTCCGCCGAGATCATGGTCATCTCGATGAACTCGATCGACGCGGAGTCGCTCTGGGCGCGCGCCGCGGTGCTGGTCGTCGTCGCGATCGGCATCACCGCCCTCGTCTACGGCGCGGTCGGGATCCTGGTGAAGATGGACGACGTCGGCCTGAAGATGGCCGATGACGAGGACTCCGCCCTCAAGCAGCGCTTCGGCGCCGGTCTGGTCGGCGCGATGCCGAAGGTCATGGACGTGATCAGCTACGTCGGCATGGTCGCCATGCTCTGGGTGGGTGGCCACATCCTGCTGGTGGGGACCCATGACCTGGGTCTCGCCCAGCCCTATGGTCTCGTGCACCACCTCGAGGGCGCTGTCACAGGCATCGCCGGGATCGGGGCCGTCCTCGCCTGGCTGATCAACACCGCCTGTTCGTTCGTGTTCGGCCTGATCATCGGGGCGGTCGTCGCCGTGATCGTGCACTTCCTGCCGTTCGGCCATCACGGCGAGGAGGGCGAAGACGGCGGCGGGGAGCACGAGAGGGCCACAGGTGCTCCCGAAGCGGACAGGCCCGACGGGACGCCCTGA
- a CDS encoding SDR family oxidoreductase: protein MDIALIGGHGKIALLAEPLLTEAGHTVHAVIRDPDQTAEIEATGAKAVVADIESLDAAGWDELLRGKDAVVWSAGAGGGNPQRTWAVDHDAAIASMDAAQRVGADRYLMVSYFGASLDHGVPESEPFHVYAEAKARADAHLQDSQLAWTVLGPSGLTLEEPSGRIDLEAAESGTVSRGNVARVIAAVLETPGTAGKFLAFNDGEQEITAAVSAVS, encoded by the coding sequence ATGGATATCGCACTCATCGGAGGACATGGCAAGATCGCGCTGCTCGCGGAGCCGCTGCTGACCGAGGCGGGCCACACCGTCCACGCGGTGATCCGTGATCCCGATCAGACCGCGGAGATCGAGGCCACCGGCGCGAAGGCGGTCGTGGCGGACATCGAATCGCTCGACGCCGCCGGCTGGGACGAGCTGCTGCGCGGCAAGGACGCGGTCGTGTGGTCGGCCGGTGCCGGCGGCGGGAACCCGCAGCGCACCTGGGCCGTCGACCACGACGCGGCGATCGCGTCGATGGACGCCGCCCAGCGGGTCGGCGCGGACCGCTACCTGATGGTCAGCTACTTCGGCGCCTCCCTCGACCACGGAGTGCCCGAGAGCGAGCCCTTCCACGTCTACGCCGAGGCGAAGGCGCGGGCCGACGCCCACCTGCAGGACTCGCAGTTGGCCTGGACCGTCCTCGGTCCCTCGGGGCTCACCCTCGAGGAACCCAGCGGCCGCATCGACCTGGAGGCGGCCGAGAGCGGCACCGTCTCGCGCGGGAACGTCGCGCGCGTGATCGCGGCCGTGCTCGAGACTCCCGGCACCGCCGGGAAGTTCCTCGCCTTCAACGACGGGGAGCAGGAGATCACCGCGGCCGTCTCGGCGGTGAGCTGA
- a CDS encoding MFS transporter: MDGARRWGAVLALAVGIFVLVTIEELPIGVLSVMAPDLGVSEGVAGLAVTVPGILAGVVALLTPVIVRGLDRRLVPVIAMASVVVSCVLSVLAPTFAVLLLARLFAGISIGLYWAVMAIVAIGQVPREHTARALTLAFGGAGAALVLGVPVGAWIGTHLGWRSAFAVVGAAAAVVTVLLLVLVRPVRTEARVTPAMMLAAARTRGVRYALAFAVLVVVAQFITYAYISPILLERGQVPVTRVGGMLLAYGIAGLIGNFAVAPLLRRSAPWGVLVVSSGIGAGLLAVLVLMRGPVSALLVMLLWGLFVGAVSVTVQAFVNTQASEVIEEGTALNSAVFNAAIASGALIGGLLLDNAGQSALILTSTVMVIAGALVAAHYLRTTPRDRAAV, encoded by the coding sequence GTGGACGGCGCACGTCGGTGGGGAGCGGTCCTCGCCCTTGCGGTGGGGATCTTCGTGCTGGTCACGATCGAGGAGCTGCCGATCGGGGTCCTCAGTGTGATGGCACCGGACCTCGGGGTCAGCGAGGGCGTGGCCGGCCTCGCCGTGACCGTCCCGGGCATCCTGGCCGGTGTCGTCGCCCTGCTCACCCCCGTGATCGTGCGGGGACTCGACCGCCGGCTGGTGCCGGTGATCGCCATGGCCTCCGTGGTCGTCTCCTGCGTGCTCAGCGTGCTGGCCCCGACGTTCGCCGTACTGCTGCTGGCCCGGCTGTTCGCCGGGATCTCGATCGGCCTGTACTGGGCGGTGATGGCGATCGTCGCGATCGGACAGGTGCCCCGTGAGCACACCGCCCGGGCCCTGACCCTGGCCTTCGGCGGAGCGGGCGCCGCCCTCGTGCTGGGCGTCCCCGTCGGCGCCTGGATCGGCACCCATCTGGGCTGGCGCTCGGCCTTCGCGGTGGTCGGCGCCGCGGCGGCGGTGGTGACCGTGCTGCTGCTGGTGCTCGTGCGGCCCGTGCGCACGGAGGCACGGGTGACTCCCGCGATGATGCTGGCCGCCGCCCGCACCCGCGGCGTGCGCTACGCCCTGGCCTTCGCCGTGCTCGTGGTCGTCGCGCAGTTCATCACCTACGCCTACATCAGCCCGATCCTCCTGGAGCGCGGCCAGGTGCCGGTCACGCGCGTGGGCGGGATGCTGCTCGCCTACGGGATCGCCGGGCTCATCGGCAACTTCGCCGTCGCCCCGCTGCTGCGGCGCAGCGCCCCGTGGGGCGTGCTGGTGGTCTCCTCCGGCATCGGGGCCGGTCTGCTCGCCGTGCTGGTGCTGATGCGTGGTCCCGTCTCGGCTCTGCTGGTCATGCTGCTGTGGGGACTGTTCGTCGGGGCGGTCTCCGTGACGGTGCAGGCCTTCGTCAACACCCAGGCCAGCGAGGTCATCGAGGAGGGGACCGCGCTGAACAGCGCCGTCTTCAACGCGGCGATCGCGAGCGGCGCCCTGATCGGCGGACTGCTCCTGGACAACGCCGGCCAGAGCGCCCTGATCCTGACCTCGACGGTGATGGTGATCGCGGGCGCCCTCGTCGCCGCGCACTACCTGCGCACCACGCCGCGGGATCGCGCCGCGGTCTGA
- a CDS encoding acylphosphatase: protein MTTDHGSPDEIDPGDGADSGPADAVDTVRRIVRVRGQVQGVGYRMSASSEATRLGVTGTVRNLWDGSVEADVEGTADAVEEMLRWLRQGPPGAQVSGIDTRSESPRRAETFRVTG, encoded by the coding sequence ATGACGACCGACCACGGCAGTCCGGACGAGATCGACCCCGGCGATGGTGCCGACAGCGGCCCCGCCGACGCTGTGGACACGGTGCGCCGTATCGTCCGCGTGCGTGGACAGGTGCAGGGCGTCGGATACCGGATGTCGGCGTCGTCCGAGGCCACGCGTCTGGGGGTCACCGGTACCGTGCGCAATCTGTGGGACGGCTCGGTGGAGGCCGACGTCGAGGGCACCGCCGACGCGGTCGAGGAGATGCTGCGCTGGCTGCGGCAGGGACCGCCCGGGGCGCAGGTCAGCGGGATCGATACGCGCTCCGAGAGCCCGCGCCGGGCGGAGACCTTCCGCGTCACCGGCTGA
- a CDS encoding DUF2945 domain-containing protein, producing the protein MTEFSVGDHVQWNSEAGVVSGVVTATHTKDVQFKGHTRHCSADDPQYEIASDTTDHVAMHKGSALRRAD; encoded by the coding sequence ATGACGGAATTCTCGGTGGGCGACCACGTGCAGTGGAACTCGGAGGCCGGCGTCGTCAGCGGTGTCGTCACGGCCACGCACACGAAGGACGTGCAGTTCAAGGGCCACACCCGGCACTGCAGTGCCGACGACCCGCAGTACGAGATCGCCAGCGATACGACGGATCACGTCGCCATGCACAAGGGCAGCGCCCTGCGCCGGGCCGACTGA
- a CDS encoding GNAT family N-acetyltransferase, whose protein sequence is MATSLTTPGPGELERVLAVLSSWQTDDAPLHLHPGDVGWHHARGAERTAADLRVWSRDGRPLAVGMLDGRDLLRTAVDPDRVEDPELAATMAGDLADPGRGVLPAGEAFVEASSARRLRRELTTRGWTVGDPWVPLRRDLTAPVEDPGLDIECVGPGTVREYTAVHRSAFAGDSLTDERFTTLTAGPAYAEAVSLIGRDANGTAVAVITVWSAGPGRPGLIEPLGVHQDHRGHGYGRALCVAGASSLRAMGASSAAVCTPRSLTGAVATYLSAGFRRFPDVPDLQRSATA, encoded by the coding sequence ATGGCGACGTCGCTGACCACCCCGGGTCCTGGTGAGCTGGAGCGCGTCCTCGCCGTGCTGAGCAGCTGGCAGACCGACGACGCCCCGCTCCACCTGCACCCCGGTGACGTGGGCTGGCATCATGCCCGCGGAGCAGAGCGGACCGCGGCGGACCTGCGGGTCTGGAGCCGGGACGGTCGACCCCTCGCCGTCGGGATGCTCGACGGGCGGGACCTGCTGCGCACCGCCGTCGACCCCGACCGGGTCGAGGACCCAGAACTCGCCGCCACCATGGCCGGGGACCTCGCGGACCCCGGGAGGGGTGTCCTGCCCGCGGGGGAGGCCTTCGTGGAGGCGAGCTCCGCGAGGCGATTGCGCAGGGAGCTCACCACCCGCGGCTGGACCGTCGGCGACCCCTGGGTGCCGCTGCGACGCGACCTCACCGCCCCGGTCGAGGATCCTGGACTCGACATCGAATGCGTCGGGCCCGGCACCGTCCGCGAGTACACCGCTGTGCACCGCTCCGCCTTCGCCGGGGACTCCCTCACCGACGAGCGCTTCACCACCCTGACCGCCGGACCCGCGTACGCCGAAGCCGTCTCCCTGATCGGCCGCGACGCGAACGGCACGGCCGTCGCCGTGATCACCGTGTGGTCAGCGGGGCCGGGACGCCCCGGACTGATCGAGCCACTGGGCGTGCACCAGGATCACCGCGGGCACGGGTACGGGCGGGCGCTCTGCGTGGCGGGGGCCTCGTCGCTGCGTGCCATGGGTGCGTCGAGCGCCGCCGTGTGCACCCCGCGTTCTCTGACGGGAGCGGTCGCGACGTATCTCTCTGCCGGGTTCCGTCGCTTCCCCGACGTCCCCGACCTGCAGCGGAGCGCGACCGCCTGA